GGCACCGTCGAGGACGTGTCGGCGGCTGTGGATTCGGCGCACCACCCGGTACTGGCGACGGTGACACATCGAGCCGACGCGGCCGATGGGCCGGCGGGCCTCGGCACGGCCGATCCCGACGCCGACTCGCTGCGCGGAGCGCACAACCTGATCCGTTTCCTGGGGGCGCAACGACAGCCGGACGGCCTTGCGCCGCGGGTACTGGGGTTCGTCGGCGTCGGGAAGGACAGCGAAGCGGGTTCGGTCGCAGCGCGGTTCGCGGCCACGATCTCCGCCACGGGCAACAGTGTCCTGCTCGTCGACGGTGATCTCACCGGCCACGGGATCACCGGCGCCACGTCGTCGTCCGACCATGGTCTGTCGACCGTCCTCACCGGCAGCGCCGGGAGCGTCGATCCGTTCGTGAAGCGAGGAGACCTCACGGTCCTGCCCGCCGGACCCGTTCCGCCGGAACCGGGTGCGCTGGTGAGCGGACCCGCGGTGGCCGGCGTGTTCGACGACCTGCGGAGCAGGTTCGACTACATCGTGATCGCCGGACCGGCGATCGTGTCGAGCCCCGGGGCCATCGTGTTCGCCGCACTCGCCGATGCCACCGTCGTGGTGGTGCGTAGTGGTGCCGCGACGCGGAAGTCGTTGCGCGAGACCGTGGAGACCATCGAGCTCGTCGGCGCCGTCGCCGGCACCATCCTGGTCGGCGGCACGGCCTCCCGGTCTCGTGCGGACAAGGCGGCTCCGGCGGCCGACGATGCGGCTCCGCACGTCGGGACGGACGCCGAACGCGGAGCGCCGAGTTCGGCCGGCATCCGCGCCGAGGTCTACCGCCACACACGGGACGGTCGCGTGGCGTCCCCGATCGGGGTGCCGGACGACGGGGCGGGTCGTTGACGCGGCGGTCGCCCCGTCGGATCGGCCTCTCCGGACTCGCCGCCGTGATCGTCACCGCTGCCCTGGTAAGTGGTTGTGGGACAAGCGGTGTCGCGGATGATTGCACCGGCCACGCCGCCATCCCCCTGACGATCCAACCGCCACCCGACCTGGTGACCCCGTACCCGGAACCGGTGGTCGTCGGTGCCCGCGACACGGGCAGTCCAGGTGCCGTCCTGGAGGTCGAGGATCCGCCGCGCGGCCCGATCCCGGTCATCGACGAACTCGGTGCGATAGTCAAACGCGTCGAATACCGATCGACATCCGGTCTGGATCGGTCCCCGACGGTGGTCTCGGGGATAGTGGTGACACCGAAGGGCATCCCACCTGAGGGAGGCTGGACGACCATCTCGTTCGGACACGGCACCACCGGCGTGCTCGACAACTGTGGTCCGTCGGAGTACGCCAACCTGATCGGCAGCGATCAGATCATCGCGGCACTGGTCCTCAACGGCTTCGCCGTGGCGATGTCCGACTACGAGGGTCTCGGGATCCGCGGTGCCGATCACGCGTTCCTCGACGCGCGATCGTACGGCTACAACATGATCGACGCGGTGCGTGCCGCACGTGCGGTCTTCCCGGGGCTGAGCGACAGATGGATCTCCTACGGGGTGTCGCTGGGTGGCATGGCCTCCTGGGCGGCAGGCGAACTCGCTCCCATCTACGGTGGCGGTCTCGACCTGCTGGGCACGGTGTCGCTGGTGCCGGTGTCGAACATGACCGGCCTGGTCGATCGCGCCGAACGGGGCACGCTGACACCCGATCAGGTCCCGATGATGGCCTACCTCGTCGATTCGGTCGCCCGCACCCTGCCCGACGACTTCGATCGCGACGACTATCGGTCGGCGTTCCTGAGGGAGAACTGGGCCGAGGTGCTCCGCTGCATCCCGATCGACGTCGACATCACCCAGCGCGTCCTGAACTCGATCGGTGTCGAGGACGTGCGGCCCCGGACCCCCGGGCCTCTGCGCGATTGCGCGACTACCTCAGGTACACCGCGCTTCCGGTGGGGGTCGCGCGTGCCCCGACTCTCATCATGTACAGCACCGACGACCCGCTCATCGCGGCACCGTGGACCGAGGGCGCGATCCGTCGCGCCTGTGCGGCCGGGTCGCCGATCCAGGCGATTCGGCGGATCGGTGAGACGCACGCCGATCTGGACTCCGGTCAGTCCGTGGCATGGATGAAGTCGCTGGCGAACGGATGGAATCCGCCGCAGAACTGCCAGGACGTGCAGTGAGGTCC
The genomic region above belongs to Gordonia hongkongensis and contains:
- a CDS encoding polysaccharide biosynthesis tyrosine autokinase, which translates into the protein MFVPLSDYVRVIVRYWWALVAGAVTFGLIGFGYGMFVQSTEYVSSARLFVTAEGGTSVGESYQNNLFAEGRVNSYAQVAVSEQVATRASAALDGAISPADLRARTTALPVDDTVILTISVTGPSPQRAQSYASAIAQQTVEVVEELETSRRGGTPAASAVLYDEPGLPARVSPPWLPWTALGVVGGLVVGVLTALLLGWRRRGTVEDVSAAVDSAHHPVLATVTHRADAADGPAGLGTADPDADSLRGAHNLIRFLGAQRQPDGLAPRVLGFVGVGKDSEAGSVAARFAATISATGNSVLLVDGDLTGHGITGATSSSDHGLSTVLTGSAGSVDPFVKRGDLTVLPAGPVPPEPGALVSGPAVAGVFDDLRSRFDYIVIAGPAIVSSPGAIVFAALADATVVVVRSGAATRKSLRETVETIELVGAVAGTILVGGTASRSRADKAAPAADDAAPHVGTDAERGAPSSAGIRAEVYRHTRDGRVASPIGVPDDGAGR
- a CDS encoding lipase family protein → MTRRSPRRIGLSGLAAVIVTAALVSGCGTSGVADDCTGHAAIPLTIQPPPDLVTPYPEPVVVGARDTGSPGAVLEVEDPPRGPIPVIDELGAIVKRVEYRSTSGLDRSPTVVSGIVVTPKGIPPEGGWTTISFGHGTTGVLDNCGPSEYANLIGSDQIIAALVLNGFAVAMSDYEGLGIRGADHAFLDARSYGYNMIDAVRAARAVFPGLSDRWISYGVSLGGMASWAAGELAPIYGGGLDLLGTVSLVPVSNMTGLVDRAERGTLTPDQVPMMAYLVDSVARTLPDDFDRDDYRSAFLRENWAEVLRCIPIDVDITQRVLNSIGVEDVRPRTPGPLRDCATTSGTPRFRWGSRVPRLSSCTAPTTRSSRHRGPRARSVAPVRPGRRSRRFGGSVRRTPIWTPVSPWHG